A stretch of DNA from Erwinia aphidicola:
AAATACCGCCTGCATGCTGCCGACCGCGTTATGAGCAAGGTCGTCGGCGAAGATGGCGCGCTGATTTCCGATAAGGTCCGCGTCGGCAAAGAGGGGGATTACGCCAACCTCGATGCGCTTGTGATGGACGCGACCAATACCATGATCGCGCCGTGGTATCAGGAAGACCCGGAGCTGGTCGTTATCTGCGGGCGTCAGCTGCTGGCCGATAAATATTTCCCGCTGGTGAATCAGTCACAGCCAGCCACTGAGCAGCTGGCCGCTGACGTGATTGTCAGCCAGAAGCGCATCGGTAACCTGCCGGCGATCCGCGTGCCGTACTTCCCTGCTAACGCCCTGTTTATTACCCGCCTCGATAACCTGTCGATTTACTGGCAGGAAGGGACGCACCGCCGGATGATTGTTGAAGAGGCTAAACGCGACCGCGTCGAAAATTACGAATCCATCAATGAGGATTTCGTGATCGAAGATTACGCCGCCGGTTGCCTGGTGGAAAACATCGCGCTCGGTGACTTTACGCCGGTTAAAGCCGCTGCAGCCGAGCCGGAAGCGTCAGCACCAGCCGAAACGGAAGCAGGAGAGTAACGCATGTTAAGCCCTGCCCAGCGTCACGTTATGCGCCAGCAGGCCGTCGAAGCATCGCAGCAGGCTGACGGCCCGCTGCGTCATGCTAACGGCTATGAGCGAATGCTCATAAAGCTCAATGAAGATAAGCGCCGCCTGAGCAAGACGCGCTCCAGGGAAAAAAAGGCTGAGTTAAAGCGCGAGATGCTGCCCGGCTATCTGCCGTGGGTATCTGGCGTGCTGAGCCAGGGCAAAGGCGCACAGGATGCCATCCTGATGACCGTCATGATCTGGCAGCTGGATGCCGGGGATATTCCCGGCGCGCTGGACATTGCCCGCTACGCCCTACAGTACGGGCTGGTGCCGCCCGACAAGTTCAGGCGCAACAGCACGGCTTATCTTCTCACCGAAGAGGTTGCCGATGCGGCGACCCGGTCGTGGACAGCTAAAGAGCTGGTCGATATTGACCCGCTTCTGGCAACGCTTGAGCTGACGAAATCCGAAGATATGCCGGATGAAGTGCGCGCTAAGCTGCACAAAATCACCGGCTATGTGCTTCGCGATATGGGCAGGGCTTTGGATGCAATGGAACACCTGAAACGTGCGCTGCAGCTTCACCAGGGCAGCGGCGTTAAAAAGGACATTGAGCGGCTGGCAACCGACCTTAAAAAGCAGGCGCTTGCCAGCCGTTAACAGAACGCGCCCCGCGCCGGGCGGCAGGGCGGCAATGAGCCTTTCAGGCTTCTGCGCCGCCCTCCACCGCCCACCTATTCAGAGGCAACGATGCAAACGGTAGTCATACCTCAACCGCGACCGGCCGAAAGTGCCGAGCCGCCGATTGTTAATACCTTTTTCTGGCCGGACGTCGATGTTCAGCGGCTGCGCGAAACCCTCCGCTATGAGGGGACCGTGCCAGCTGCACGGCTCCGCCAGGCGGTAAAAACGGCCATCGCGGAAGTCAACGCCGAGCTGTACGAATACCGGGCGGACCAGATGGGGGCGGGCTTTAAGCTGCTGGCCGACGTCCCCGCCGACCAGCTCGACGGCGAGAGCGAAAAGCTGACGCATTACTTCGACGCGGTGAGCCACCTGACCGCGGCAGTGATTGTTGAGCGCTACCGGGGCTATGACGCCAGCGGCACAAAAAAGGCCGAGGAAATCAAAGCCAGCGCTGACGAATACTGGCGCGACGCCCGGTTCAGCATCAGCAAAATCGCGGGTAAGCGCCCGTGCATTATCGGGCTGCTGTGATGAACGTTTTAGCGCAACAGGGCGATACCGTTGACGAGATTTGCTATCGCCACTATGGGCGCACGGATCAGGTCGTTGAGCTTGTCTATGCGGCTAATCCCGGCCTGGCCGAGAGCGGGCCGGTACTGCCGCACGGATGCGAGGTTACGCTGCCCGATTTGCCTGATTCACCGGTCGCGGGTGAAACCGTGAACCTCTGGAGTTAGCAATGGAAAAAAGCAATTCAATCATCACTTACCTGGTCGGGCTGCTCATGATGTGGTTTAGCCGCCACACGGTGCAGGACATTGCCTTTATGGTCGGCGCGTTTGTCGCCGTGGTCACGCTGGTGATCAACGTGGCGAACTTTTTTATCAACTGGCATTACCGGCGCAAAACCTTTGAGCTACAGCGCAGGAACGTGCAGGGGGTGACGCTTGAATCAGATGGCTAAACGCTGTGCCGTGGT
This window harbors:
- a CDS encoding phage major capsid protein, P2 family — protein: MRQTTRFKFNAYLTRLAELNGVDTGDMNKKFSVEPAVSQSLMTRVQESSDFLTRINITPVVDMKGEKIGIGVSGSIASTTDTSGGDERETADFSELTQDGYECTQTNYDFHIRYNQLDLWARYEDFQTRLRDAIIKRQALDRIMAGFNGIARAKTSNRTTNPLLQDVATGWLQKYRLHAADRVMSKVVGEDGALISDKVRVGKEGDYANLDALVMDATNTMIAPWYQEDPELVVICGRQLLADKYFPLVNQSQPATEQLAADVIVSQKRIGNLPAIRVPYFPANALFITRLDNLSIYWQEGTHRRMIVEEAKRDRVENYESINEDFVIEDYAAGCLVENIALGDFTPVKAAAAEPEASAPAETEAGE
- the gpM gene encoding phage terminase small subunit, translated to MLSPAQRHVMRQQAVEASQQADGPLRHANGYERMLIKLNEDKRRLSKTRSREKKAELKREMLPGYLPWVSGVLSQGKGAQDAILMTVMIWQLDAGDIPGALDIARYALQYGLVPPDKFRRNSTAYLLTEEVADAATRSWTAKELVDIDPLLATLELTKSEDMPDEVRAKLHKITGYVLRDMGRALDAMEHLKRALQLHQGSGVKKDIERLATDLKKQALASR
- a CDS encoding head completion/stabilization protein is translated as MQTVVIPQPRPAESAEPPIVNTFFWPDVDVQRLRETLRYEGTVPAARLRQAVKTAIAEVNAELYEYRADQMGAGFKLLADVPADQLDGESEKLTHYFDAVSHLTAAVIVERYRGYDASGTKKAEEIKASADEYWRDARFSISKIAGKRPCIIGLL
- a CDS encoding tail protein X — protein: MNVLAQQGDTVDEICYRHYGRTDQVVELVYAANPGLAESGPVLPHGCEVTLPDLPDSPVAGETVNLWS